From the genome of Brevibacterium sp. JSBI002, one region includes:
- a CDS encoding amidohydrolase family protein, whose product MRELQRAFDAHLHIIDPSHPLIENNGYLPDPFTVADYRTRLQSLPDVGVEVAGGAVVSGSFQGFDQGYLIDALRQLGGSYVGVTQLPDETTDDQIRRLDEAGIKALRFNIARGGSATLDALDSLARRVHDLVGWHAELYIDVRTIDDDLAGRIASLPAVSIDHLGMHEDGLPTLLRLVERGVRVKATGFGRVELDPAEAVRRIVDTDPTALMVGTDLPSTRARRPFADADFTLLREVLTPAEADAVFWSNAAEFYGIEP is encoded by the coding sequence ATGCGCGAACTCCAGCGTGCCTTCGACGCGCACCTGCACATCATCGATCCGAGCCATCCGCTGATCGAGAACAACGGTTATCTGCCCGATCCGTTCACGGTCGCCGACTATCGCACGCGACTGCAGAGCCTCCCCGATGTGGGAGTCGAGGTTGCCGGTGGAGCCGTCGTGTCCGGTTCGTTCCAAGGCTTCGACCAGGGCTACCTCATCGACGCCCTGCGCCAGCTCGGCGGCAGCTATGTCGGCGTCACCCAACTGCCGGATGAGACCACCGATGATCAGATCCGACGCCTCGACGAGGCCGGCATCAAGGCACTGCGATTCAATATCGCCCGCGGCGGTTCGGCCACCCTCGACGCCCTCGACAGCCTGGCCCGACGAGTCCATGACCTCGTCGGATGGCACGCCGAACTCTATATCGACGTCCGCACCATCGATGATGACCTCGCCGGTCGCATCGCCTCACTGCCGGCAGTGAGCATCGATCACCTGGGCATGCACGAGGACGGGCTCCCCACACTGCTGCGCCTCGTCGAACGAGGGGTGAGGGTCAAGGCCACTGGTTTCGGCCGTGTGGAACTCGATCCCGCCGAGGCGGTCCGCCGCATCGTCGACACCGACCCGACCGCTCTGATGGTGGGGACGGACCTGCCGTCGACGCGGGCGCGTCGCCCCTTCGCCGATGCGGATTTCACGCTCCTCCGTGAAGTGCTCACCCCGGCCGAGGCGGACGCGGTGTTCTGGTCCAACGCGGCCGAGTTCTACGGCATCGAGCCTTGA
- the thiC gene encoding phosphomethylpyrimidine synthase ThiC, with protein MTAFTPETPAPATTSASAPSHDEFTLEQYPTHSPAWVDDEEHGIRVPVTRIELEDSNGRSNDPVDVYRTVGPGSIPEEGLPALRFPWIENRLDTETYDARGHRIADDGRAAVRRGAPSQQWKGRKPVPRRAKSGRTVTQMHYARQGIITPEMRFVALREQCDVELVRAELAAGRAIIPNNINHPESEPMIIGKAFLVKINANIGNSAVTSSIAEEVQKLRWAAKWGADTLMDLSTGNDIHTTREWIIRNSPIPIGTVPIYQALEKVDGDANALTWEIYRDTVIEQCEQGVDYMTVHAGVLLRYVPLTADRVTGMVSRGGSIMAGWCLAHHEENFLYTHFDELCEIFARYDVAFSLGDGLRPGSIADANDAAQFAELDTLAELTERAWAHDVQVMVEGPGHIPLHLVRENVERQQELCHGAPFYTLGPLVTDIAPGYDHITSAIGATEIARYGTAMLCYVTPKEHLGLPDRDDVKTGVITYKIAAHAADIAKGHPGATARDDALSKARFEFRWRDQFALGLDPETAEAFHDETLPAEPAKTAHFCSMCGPKFCSMRISQDIRDTYGSAEAQEALAGMQRKSREFLASGGEVYLPDPTVGLKAD; from the coding sequence ATGACTGCATTCACCCCAGAAACACCTGCCCCTGCCACGACTTCGGCCTCCGCACCTTCGCACGACGAATTCACCCTCGAGCAGTATCCGACGCATTCGCCGGCATGGGTTGATGACGAGGAACACGGCATCCGCGTTCCCGTGACCCGCATCGAGCTCGAGGACTCGAACGGCCGGTCCAACGATCCCGTCGACGTCTACCGCACCGTCGGACCGGGCAGCATCCCGGAAGAGGGACTGCCCGCTCTGCGATTCCCGTGGATCGAGAACCGCCTCGACACTGAGACCTACGACGCCCGCGGCCACCGCATCGCCGACGACGGTCGTGCCGCCGTCCGCCGAGGGGCCCCGTCGCAGCAGTGGAAGGGACGCAAACCTGTCCCCCGTCGGGCCAAGTCCGGCCGCACGGTGACCCAGATGCACTACGCAAGGCAGGGCATCATCACCCCGGAGATGCGGTTCGTTGCGCTCCGCGAACAGTGCGATGTCGAACTCGTCCGTGCCGAGCTTGCCGCCGGTCGCGCGATCATCCCGAACAACATCAATCACCCCGAATCCGAACCGATGATCATCGGCAAGGCGTTCCTCGTCAAAATCAACGCGAACATCGGCAATTCCGCGGTCACCAGCTCCATCGCCGAGGAGGTGCAGAAGCTGCGGTGGGCTGCGAAGTGGGGTGCCGACACCCTCATGGATCTGTCGACCGGCAATGACATCCACACCACCAGGGAGTGGATCATCCGCAATTCGCCGATCCCCATCGGCACCGTCCCGATCTATCAGGCACTGGAGAAAGTCGACGGCGATGCGAATGCGCTGACCTGGGAAATCTATCGCGACACAGTCATCGAGCAGTGCGAGCAGGGTGTCGACTACATGACCGTGCACGCCGGTGTGCTGCTGCGCTACGTTCCGCTCACTGCCGACCGGGTCACCGGGATGGTCTCGCGCGGCGGGTCCATCATGGCCGGTTGGTGCCTTGCCCACCATGAGGAGAACTTCCTCTATACCCATTTCGATGAACTCTGTGAGATCTTCGCTCGCTATGATGTCGCCTTCTCGCTCGGCGACGGACTGCGTCCGGGTTCTATCGCCGATGCCAACGATGCCGCCCAGTTCGCCGAACTCGACACTCTCGCCGAGCTCACCGAACGAGCATGGGCCCACGACGTCCAGGTGATGGTCGAAGGGCCCGGGCACATTCCGCTCCACCTCGTGCGGGAGAACGTCGAACGTCAGCAGGAGCTCTGCCACGGGGCGCCGTTCTACACCTTGGGTCCGCTGGTCACGGACATCGCGCCCGGATACGACCACATCACCTCGGCGATCGGGGCGACGGAGATCGCCCGCTACGGCACGGCGATGCTCTGCTACGTCACCCCGAAGGAGCATCTCGGGCTGCCCGACCGTGACGACGTCAAGACCGGGGTGATCACGTACAAGATCGCCGCACATGCCGCCGATATCGCGAAGGGCCACCCCGGTGCGACGGCCCGCGATGATGCTCTGTCGAAGGCTCGATTCGAATTCCGGTGGCGGGACCAGTTCGCCCTCGGCCTCGATCCGGAGACCGCCGAGGCGTTCCACGACGAGACGCTGCCAGCGGAACCCGCGAAGACCGCGCACTTCTGTTCGATGTGCGGTCCGAAGTTCTGCTCGATGCGCATCTCCCAGGACATCCGTGACACCTACGGCAGCGCCGAGGCGCAGGAGGCCCTGGCCGGTATGCAGCGGAAGAGCCGCGAGTTCCTCGCCTCGGGCGGAGAGGTCTACCTGCCCGATCCGACGGTCGGACTCAAGGCAGACTGA
- a CDS encoding M18 family aminopeptidase codes for MNESLPRPDVAATTAADLGDFVSASPSSYHAVDTAAKRLEAAGFSRLDESVPWSLTPGTGHYVIRDGALIAWMNPTVTEAAPPFRVFGSHTDSPAFKLKPGGEFTAEGTRQVGVEIYGGPLLNSWLDRELAFAGRLSLADGSIVLAHTGPIARIPQLAIHLDRQVNEGLALDKQRHTTPVIGLADLAEADIIELLAESSGVDAESVVGHDVYTIPVQEPALFGAAEEFFASPRLDNLLSVHAGVTALTQLDADGLDGIPLFAAFDHEEIGSNSRSGACGPFLADVTERIVASLLPQSTRSDYLASMATSVCVSSDAGHAAHPNYPERHDPHVRPRLGGGPLLKLNAQQRYATDAVGTAVWSQACAAAGVEYQDFVSNNAMPCGSTIGPLTATRLGMTTVDVGPALYSMHSAREMVAVSDVVALGAAAKAFFQGS; via the coding sequence ATGAATGAATCACTCCCGAGACCGGATGTGGCCGCGACGACAGCGGCCGACCTCGGCGACTTCGTCAGCGCATCTCCCAGCTCGTACCACGCGGTGGACACGGCGGCGAAACGCCTGGAGGCGGCCGGTTTCTCCCGCCTCGACGAGTCCGTTCCCTGGTCGCTGACGCCCGGAACCGGGCATTACGTCATCCGCGACGGCGCGCTCATCGCGTGGATGAATCCCACCGTCACCGAGGCGGCTCCCCCCTTCCGCGTGTTCGGTTCCCACACCGACTCCCCGGCGTTCAAACTCAAACCCGGCGGTGAGTTCACCGCCGAAGGCACCCGCCAGGTCGGGGTGGAGATCTACGGCGGGCCGCTGCTGAATTCGTGGCTCGATCGTGAGCTCGCCTTCGCGGGTCGACTCAGCCTCGCCGACGGCAGCATCGTGCTCGCCCATACCGGGCCGATCGCCCGCATCCCGCAGCTCGCGATCCACCTCGACCGGCAGGTCAATGAGGGACTGGCCTTGGACAAGCAGCGTCACACCACTCCCGTCATCGGCCTGGCCGACCTCGCCGAGGCGGACATCATCGAACTGCTTGCAGAGTCGTCCGGGGTCGATGCCGAGTCCGTCGTCGGCCACGATGTCTACACCATTCCCGTTCAGGAGCCGGCCCTCTTCGGTGCCGCCGAGGAGTTCTTCGCCTCGCCGAGGCTGGACAACCTTCTGTCCGTGCACGCCGGCGTCACCGCTCTCACCCAGCTCGATGCCGACGGGCTCGACGGCATCCCGCTGTTCGCAGCGTTCGATCATGAGGAGATCGGGTCGAATTCGCGCTCGGGCGCGTGCGGTCCGTTCCTCGCCGATGTCACCGAGCGCATCGTCGCCTCATTGCTGCCGCAGTCGACGCGCAGCGATTATCTTGCGTCGATGGCCACCTCGGTGTGCGTCTCCTCCGATGCCGGGCATGCTGCCCATCCGAACTACCCGGAACGGCACGACCCGCATGTCCGCCCCCGCCTCGGCGGCGGTCCCCTGCTCAAACTCAACGCGCAGCAGCGCTACGCCACGGATGCGGTGGGCACCGCCGTGTGGTCGCAGGCGTGCGCGGCCGCAGGAGTCGAGTACCAGGATTTCGTGTCGAACAATGCGATGCCCTGCGGGTCGACGATCGGACCGCTGACCGCCACTCGTCTGGGCATGACGACCGTCGATGTGGGGCCTGCCCTGTACTCGATGCACTCGGCACGCGAGATGGTCGCGGTCTCCGACGTCGTCGCCCTCGGCGCGGCTGCGAAGGCGTTCTTCCAGGGCAGCTGA
- a CDS encoding DUF1684 domain-containing protein, giving the protein MNQFVTEWNTWRDSRNSALAKPFGWLSVVGLHWLDAESTWTDAPGTFTVDDGWVTVSLKTGINAGPAAETFDLLSTVDNGGTAVAAGGSGASGGGPTRATSPAVPSDTSTLPRVMDQSGAGAAAADAAGSDSSAGTDDGSDAGSDGGPDGHAAMPAKPQVRVEENGFSAKLPNGGSLNWFTVGNVLYELIDRGGRLGVRVRNSKSPLLGKFFEVPVFDPDPDFVFLARFTRFDPFKTYTIETAQEDLQLQTQAAGTVTFETSHGEVSLLATGCPKTGLQLDFHDSTNGNATAAWRTIDLGVPNQDGSLVIDFNRAVNYPFAFTSFATCPAPIEGNVVPFDVTAGERRPPFFYSEAGINVPFLFYVWWDEERAEVTRPWYSRFGLDITILNPNHDDGQISLVGFDGVAMSGGDLSPLGRKARSRLIDVATEALTSRIPVIGIGAYSAFVIQAQRELRSQQGYVDGIETEYEAPADRLLIVMNNELDPKQAGFDIVHTDASGLIYVEMPFDIPLESDRTEVEDFQAAMESGASITSWQEFDYRMVALIRHHR; this is encoded by the coding sequence GTGAACCAGTTCGTGACGGAGTGGAACACCTGGCGCGACTCACGGAACTCAGCCCTTGCGAAACCGTTCGGCTGGCTCAGCGTCGTCGGACTCCACTGGCTCGACGCCGAATCGACCTGGACCGACGCCCCCGGCACGTTCACCGTCGACGACGGATGGGTGACCGTATCACTGAAGACCGGGATCAATGCCGGCCCCGCAGCCGAGACATTCGACCTGCTCAGCACGGTCGACAACGGTGGGACTGCCGTGGCTGCTGGCGGTTCCGGCGCGAGCGGCGGAGGACCGACCCGTGCGACCAGCCCGGCCGTGCCCAGCGACACCTCGACCCTGCCTCGGGTGATGGACCAGTCCGGTGCGGGCGCGGCTGCGGCAGACGCTGCGGGTTCCGACTCTTCTGCCGGAACGGACGACGGATCCGATGCGGGGTCCGATGGCGGACCCGACGGCCACGCCGCCATGCCCGCCAAGCCACAGGTCCGCGTGGAAGAGAACGGGTTCAGCGCGAAGCTTCCGAACGGCGGCTCGCTCAACTGGTTCACTGTCGGCAACGTCCTCTACGAACTCATCGATCGGGGCGGCCGCCTCGGCGTGCGTGTGCGCAATTCGAAGTCCCCGCTGCTCGGGAAGTTCTTCGAGGTTCCGGTCTTCGACCCGGACCCGGACTTCGTCTTCCTCGCCCGGTTCACGAGGTTCGACCCGTTCAAGACCTATACGATCGAAACCGCCCAAGAGGACCTGCAGCTGCAGACACAGGCGGCGGGAACCGTCACCTTCGAGACCTCGCACGGTGAGGTGAGCCTGCTTGCCACCGGGTGCCCGAAGACCGGGCTCCAATTGGACTTCCACGACTCGACGAATGGGAACGCCACCGCGGCGTGGCGGACCATCGACCTCGGAGTGCCGAATCAGGACGGGTCGCTCGTCATCGATTTCAACCGTGCGGTGAACTACCCGTTCGCGTTCACCTCGTTCGCCACCTGCCCGGCCCCGATCGAGGGAAACGTCGTTCCCTTCGACGTCACCGCAGGTGAGCGGCGTCCGCCGTTCTTCTACTCGGAGGCCGGGATCAACGTGCCGTTCCTCTTCTACGTGTGGTGGGACGAAGAGAGAGCCGAGGTGACTCGCCCCTGGTATTCGCGTTTCGGCCTCGACATCACCATCCTCAACCCCAACCACGACGACGGGCAGATCTCCCTCGTCGGCTTCGACGGGGTCGCGATGTCCGGCGGGGATCTGTCGCCGCTGGGGCGCAAGGCCCGGTCGCGGCTCATCGATGTCGCCACCGAAGCGCTGACCTCACGGATTCCGGTCATCGGCATCGGCGCCTACTCGGCGTTCGTCATCCAGGCCCAGCGGGAGCTGCGTTCGCAGCAGGGCTACGTCGACGGCATCGAAACCGAATACGAGGCGCCGGCGGACCGTCTGCTCATCGTGATGAACAACGAACTCGACCCGAAGCAGGCCGGTTTCGACATCGTCCACACCGACGCCAGCGGGCTGATCTACGTGGAGATGCCCTTCGACATTCCGCTCGAGTCCGACCGCACCGAGGTCGAGGACTTCCAGGCGGCGATGGAATCCGGCGCCTCGATCACGAGCTGGCAGGAATTCGACTACCGCATGGTCGCCCTCATCCGCCACCACCGCTGA
- a CDS encoding M13 family metallopeptidase, with product MTSETSLTSIRPQDDLYQHINGEWIDSFTIPDDRAGDGAMRELFDAAETKVRDIITSVTDSPQEPGSEGQKVADLFTSFMDVDRINELGVAPLTSTFAAIDAAEDKSELAALLARLETEGIGGLLGGYVTADAKDSDVYALYLVQAGISLPDEDYYFNDDHAEVRAKFLAHVQKIAALAGLGEKSGISDAEVAAKVMTFETELARHHWDRVACRDAEKTYNKYSISELRDLGPEFDFDSYLGILTADASDLKYLVVSQPSFVTGMAKVWAETDIETIRTWLRFVVVSDTASLLSDEFVEENFDFNSRTLSGTPALRERWKRGVSLVEGYLGEAVGRLYVASEFPPSSKDAIDHLVGMLIKAYDKSIRELDWMSEETKERALVKLSKFTPKVGYPEVWREYPAAIDSSDLVGNVRRCSQAEHVRQVKRIGGPIDRTEWLMTPQTVNAYYHPVMNEIVFPAAILQPPFFDASGDVAANFGAIGAVIGHEIGHGFDDQGSRYDGDGNLVDWWTESDRTLFEERTNALIAQYEELVPAGLEPNQHVNGALTVGENIGDLGGLSIGWKALELELGERAGTPGVPVAPSAEQAKAFFEAWAKAWRSKMRTEERVRRLSIDPHSPEEFRCNQVVKNMTAFHDTYGVEESDGMYLAPESRVTIW from the coding sequence ATGACTTCTGAAACCTCACTGACCTCGATCAGGCCTCAGGACGACCTGTACCAGCACATCAACGGCGAGTGGATCGACTCGTTCACGATCCCCGACGACCGGGCCGGCGACGGAGCCATGCGTGAGCTCTTCGACGCCGCCGAGACCAAGGTCCGCGACATCATCACCTCCGTGACCGACAGCCCGCAGGAGCCCGGCTCCGAAGGGCAGAAGGTCGCCGACCTGTTCACCTCGTTCATGGATGTCGATCGCATCAACGAACTCGGTGTCGCCCCGCTGACCTCGACATTCGCCGCCATCGACGCCGCCGAGGACAAATCTGAGCTCGCCGCCCTGCTCGCCCGGTTGGAGACCGAAGGCATCGGCGGTCTGCTCGGCGGGTACGTCACCGCCGATGCGAAGGACTCCGACGTCTACGCCCTCTATCTCGTCCAGGCCGGCATCTCCCTGCCCGACGAGGACTACTACTTCAACGACGACCACGCCGAGGTGCGCGCGAAGTTCCTCGCCCACGTGCAGAAGATCGCGGCCCTGGCCGGCCTCGGTGAGAAGTCCGGAATCTCCGACGCCGAGGTGGCCGCCAAGGTGATGACGTTCGAGACCGAACTCGCCCGCCACCACTGGGACCGTGTGGCCTGCCGTGATGCGGAGAAGACGTACAACAAGTATTCGATCTCCGAGCTGCGCGACCTCGGACCCGAGTTCGACTTCGACTCCTACCTGGGGATCCTCACCGCCGATGCGTCCGATCTGAAGTACCTCGTGGTCTCCCAGCCCTCGTTCGTCACGGGTATGGCGAAGGTGTGGGCGGAGACCGACATCGAGACCATCAGGACCTGGCTGCGCTTCGTCGTCGTCTCCGACACCGCCTCGCTGCTCTCCGATGAATTCGTCGAGGAGAACTTCGACTTCAACTCCCGCACTCTCTCGGGCACTCCGGCCCTGCGGGAGCGCTGGAAGCGCGGGGTCAGCCTCGTCGAGGGCTACCTCGGTGAGGCCGTGGGCAGACTCTACGTCGCCTCCGAGTTCCCACCCTCGTCCAAGGATGCGATCGACCACCTCGTGGGCATGCTCATCAAGGCCTATGACAAGTCGATCCGCGAGCTCGACTGGATGAGCGAGGAGACGAAGGAACGCGCCCTGGTCAAGCTCTCGAAGTTCACTCCGAAGGTCGGCTATCCGGAGGTGTGGCGGGAGTACCCGGCCGCGATCGACTCCTCCGACCTGGTGGGCAACGTGCGTCGCTGCTCGCAGGCCGAGCATGTGCGGCAGGTGAAGCGGATCGGCGGGCCCATCGACCGCACGGAATGGCTGATGACCCCGCAGACGGTCAACGCCTACTACCACCCGGTGATGAACGAGATCGTCTTCCCCGCAGCCATCCTCCAGCCGCCGTTCTTCGACGCCTCCGGTGATGTCGCCGCGAACTTCGGAGCGATCGGCGCAGTCATCGGCCACGAGATCGGTCACGGCTTCGACGATCAGGGATCGCGTTATGACGGTGACGGCAACCTCGTCGACTGGTGGACCGAATCGGATCGGACCCTGTTCGAGGAGCGCACGAACGCGCTCATCGCCCAGTACGAAGAGCTGGTCCCGGCAGGTCTCGAACCGAATCAGCACGTCAACGGGGCGCTGACGGTCGGTGAGAACATCGGTGACCTCGGTGGTCTGTCGATCGGGTGGAAGGCTCTCGAGCTCGAACTCGGCGAACGGGCGGGCACTCCGGGAGTGCCGGTGGCGCCGTCGGCCGAGCAGGCGAAGGCGTTCTTCGAAGCGTGGGCGAAGGCATGGCGGTCGAAGATGCGCACCGAGGAGCGTGTGCGCAGGCTCTCGATCGACCCGCACTCGCCGGAGGAGTTCCGCTGCAACCAGGTCGTGAAGAACATGACCGCGTTCCACGACACGTACGGAGTCGAGGAGTCGGACGGAATGTACCTCGCTCCCGAATCCCGAGTCACCATCTGGTAA
- a CDS encoding low molecular weight protein-tyrosine-phosphatase: MSLASVVFVCTGNICRSVTAERVLLHHLADTGAEAVVDSAGISDEEAGNPIDPRQARVLAAAGYRTDDHVARQITPEWLAERDLAVAMTARHYRALQRMISVLPAEAAPELRMLREFDPRVEGIEGAGAPAPDVEDPWYGEFTDFEETLETIEVSVPGITDRLRALAAKTQ, encoded by the coding sequence ATGAGTCTGGCATCCGTCGTCTTCGTGTGCACCGGCAACATCTGCCGGTCCGTCACCGCCGAACGTGTGCTCTTACATCACCTGGCCGATACCGGCGCCGAGGCGGTCGTCGACTCCGCCGGGATCAGCGACGAGGAGGCCGGCAACCCTATCGACCCTCGTCAGGCACGTGTGCTCGCCGCCGCCGGCTACCGCACCGACGATCACGTCGCCCGGCAGATCACGCCCGAATGGTTGGCCGAGCGCGACCTGGCGGTGGCGATGACCGCCCGCCACTATCGTGCCCTGCAGCGGATGATCTCAGTTCTTCCCGCCGAGGCGGCCCCGGAGCTGCGGATGCTGCGCGAGTTCGATCCGCGGGTGGAGGGCATCGAGGGTGCCGGTGCTCCGGCACCGGATGTCGAGGACCCCTGGTACGGCGAATTCACGGATTTCGAAGAAACTCTTGAGACAATTGAAGTGTCCGTGCCGGGAATCACGGATCGTCTGCGCGCGCTGGCCGCGAAAACTCAGTGA
- a CDS encoding copper resistance protein CopC, with amino-acid sequence MTRLMTRQNWSALRLGFAALLVAAMSVFAFAPAASAHDQLVSSNPEDGAELDQQPKWLEMNFSGDIQEVGSEVKVVVDGKDVSAGELTVEGKKLSVALPDDLKPGDYKVTWRVVSQDGHPISGDYSFAIKDAEGAGGDVKESSGESTKAGLGGGVVDEPGKDTEDRGEIGESTGSDSGMSTPMIVLLSVGGLAVIVIVVLLMRRKSQGLPGTKDN; translated from the coding sequence ATGACTCGTCTCATGACACGACAGAACTGGTCCGCTCTCAGGCTGGGCTTCGCCGCCCTGCTGGTGGCCGCGATGAGCGTGTTCGCTTTCGCCCCCGCCGCCAGTGCGCACGATCAGCTGGTGTCGTCGAATCCCGAGGACGGTGCCGAACTCGATCAGCAGCCCAAATGGCTCGAGATGAACTTCTCCGGCGACATCCAGGAAGTCGGCTCCGAGGTCAAGGTCGTCGTCGACGGCAAGGACGTCTCCGCAGGTGAGCTGACCGTTGAGGGCAAGAAACTCAGCGTCGCTCTGCCCGACGATCTCAAGCCCGGCGACTACAAGGTCACCTGGCGCGTGGTGTCGCAGGACGGGCACCCGATCTCCGGTGACTACTCGTTCGCGATCAAGGATGCCGAAGGTGCCGGCGGTGACGTCAAAGAATCGTCCGGAGAGTCGACGAAGGCCGGACTCGGCGGCGGAGTCGTCGACGAACCCGGCAAGGACACCGAGGATCGCGGAGAGATCGGCGAGTCCACCGGCAGCGATTCCGGAATGTCGACGCCGATGATCGTGCTCCTGTCCGTCGGCGGCCTGGCCGTCATCGTCATCGTCGTTCTGCTTATGCGTCGCAAGTCCCAGGGCCTGCCCGGCACCAAGGACAACTGA
- a CDS encoding PQQ-dependent sugar dehydrogenase — translation MSTPASSRTGRLLTGAAMSLAVVLSACASDSGSGETNDRGGEESGTASASSGSGSSDAGSGSSTPGADSPEVVATGLESPWSIAFHGQTMLVSERDSGRILEVSAGGDVREVGRIDDASSSGEAGLHGLAVDDDRLYAFFAAGTENRIVRFHLLGEAGNLSLGEEETILDGLPTANFHNGGRLAFGPDGMLYATLGDTGDRDSAQDEGALTGKILRMTPDGDIPADNPFADSLVFSMGHRNPQGIGWDDEGAMYASEFGQDAWDELNVIEAGGNYGWPEVEGIAQGDGAGDGGSGDGSGDFIDPVQQWSPDEASPSGLAVGDDSILIAGLRGERLHRVPLDDLKSSSELWTGEHGRLRDVVEAPDGTLLVLTNNTDGRGEPAPDDDRLLRFTP, via the coding sequence ATGAGCACCCCAGCAAGCTCCCGCACCGGACGGCTCCTCACCGGCGCCGCCATGTCCCTGGCCGTCGTCCTCAGCGCCTGTGCCTCCGATTCGGGCTCCGGCGAGACCAACGATCGGGGCGGGGAGGAGTCGGGGACCGCCTCGGCGAGCAGTGGTTCCGGATCATCCGACGCCGGGTCAGGATCGTCAACACCGGGCGCGGACTCTCCCGAGGTCGTCGCGACCGGCCTCGAATCCCCGTGGTCGATCGCCTTCCACGGGCAGACCATGCTGGTCAGCGAACGCGATTCGGGTCGCATCCTCGAAGTCTCCGCGGGTGGCGACGTTCGTGAGGTCGGCCGGATCGATGATGCCTCGTCCTCGGGTGAGGCGGGCCTCCACGGTCTCGCCGTCGACGATGATCGTCTCTATGCCTTCTTCGCTGCCGGGACGGAGAATCGGATCGTGCGGTTCCACCTCCTCGGCGAGGCCGGGAATCTGTCCCTGGGTGAGGAGGAGACGATCCTCGACGGGCTGCCGACCGCGAACTTCCACAACGGCGGGCGGCTCGCGTTCGGGCCCGACGGAATGCTCTATGCCACTCTCGGCGATACGGGTGATCGCGACAGTGCGCAGGACGAGGGTGCGCTGACGGGAAAGATTCTGCGCATGACGCCCGACGGCGACATACCTGCGGACAATCCGTTCGCCGATTCGCTCGTCTTCAGCATGGGGCACAGGAACCCGCAGGGCATCGGGTGGGACGACGAAGGCGCGATGTACGCCTCGGAATTCGGGCAGGACGCGTGGGACGAACTCAACGTCATCGAAGCAGGCGGGAACTACGGATGGCCCGAGGTCGAAGGCATCGCGCAGGGTGACGGTGCGGGTGACGGCGGCTCCGGTGACGGCTCGGGCGATTTCATCGATCCAGTGCAGCAGTGGTCCCCCGACGAAGCGAGCCCCAGCGGACTGGCCGTCGGCGATGACAGCATCCTGATCGCCGGGCTGCGCGGCGAGCGCCTGCACCGGGTTCCGCTCGACGACCTGAAGTCGTCGTCGGAGTTGTGGACCGGCGAGCATGGCCGGCTGCGCGATGTGGTCGAGGCGCCCGACGGTACGCTGCTCGTGCTGACGAACAACACCGACGGTCGCGGAGAACCCGCCCCGGACGACGACCGTCTCCTGCGTTTCACACCCTGA